In Arsenicicoccus dermatophilus, a genomic segment contains:
- a CDS encoding MBL fold metallo-hydrolase, translating into MTAPGRPPEPTAALGEWHGGAVTPRATCVLAPNPSPMTLDGTNTWLLAEPEDDAVAVVDPGPLDEAHLRAVLAAATAAGRRVTHTLLTHGHPDHAEGAGRFAELAGTRVLAIGDGREDLHEGDHLRVGALEVVVLATPGHTADSISFVLPADAAVLTGDTLLGRGTTVVAHPDGVLGDYLTSLERLHRLTGSGEVTRILPGHGPTVTAAEQAVAYYLHHRRERLDQVRAALAAGDTTADEVVERVYAEVPRELWPAARLSVLAQLHHLAAGT; encoded by the coding sequence ATGACGGCCCCCGGCCGGCCCCCCGAGCCCACCGCGGCCCTGGGGGAGTGGCACGGGGGAGCCGTGACGCCACGCGCGACGTGCGTGCTCGCCCCCAACCCGAGCCCGATGACCCTGGACGGCACCAACACCTGGCTGCTCGCCGAGCCCGAGGACGACGCCGTCGCGGTCGTCGACCCGGGGCCCCTGGACGAGGCCCACCTGCGGGCGGTGCTCGCCGCCGCGACCGCGGCCGGACGGCGGGTCACCCACACCCTGCTCACCCACGGCCACCCCGACCACGCCGAGGGGGCAGGGCGGTTCGCCGAGCTCGCCGGCACCCGCGTGCTGGCGATCGGCGACGGGCGCGAGGACCTGCACGAGGGGGACCACCTGCGGGTCGGTGCCCTGGAGGTGGTGGTCCTCGCCACGCCGGGACACACCGCGGACTCGATCTCCTTCGTCCTGCCGGCCGACGCCGCGGTCCTGACGGGCGACACCCTCCTGGGCCGCGGGACCACCGTGGTCGCCCACCCCGACGGCGTGCTCGGGGACTACCTCACCTCGCTGGAGCGGCTGCACCGGCTCACCGGCTCGGGAGAGGTCACCCGGATCCTTCCCGGGCACGGACCGACCGTGACGGCGGCCGAGCAGGCAGTCGCGTACTACCTGCACCATCGGCGCGAGCGGCTCGACCAGGTGCGGGCGGCGCTGGCCGCCGGGGACACCACGGCCGACGAGGTGGTCGAGCGGGTCTATGCCGAGGTGCCGCGCGAGCTGTGGCCGGCGGCCCGCCTCAGCGTCCTGGCCCAGCTGCACCACCTGGCGGCCGGGACCTGA